In one Balaenoptera musculus isolate JJ_BM4_2016_0621 chromosome 20, mBalMus1.pri.v3, whole genome shotgun sequence genomic region, the following are encoded:
- the TMEM98 gene encoding transmembrane protein 98: METVVIVAIGVLATIFLASFAALVVVCRQRYCRPRDLLQRYDSKPIVDLIGAMETQSEPSELELDDVVITNPHIEAILENEDWIEDASGLMSHCIAILKICHTLTEKLVAMTMGSGAKMKTSASVSDIIVVAKRISPRVDDVVKSMYPPLDPKLLDARTTALLLSVSHLVLVTRNACHLTGGLDWIDQSLSAAEEHLEVLREAALASEPDKGLPGPEGFLQEQSAI; the protein is encoded by the exons ATGGAGACCGTGGTGATTGTTGCCATAGGTGTGCTGGCCACCATCTTTCTGGCCTCGTTTGCAGCCTTGGTGGTGGTTTGCAGGCAGCGCTACTGCCGGCCTCGAGATCTCCTGCAGCGCTACGATTCCAA GCCCATTGTGGACCTCATCGGCGCCATGGAGACCCAGTCTGAGCCCTCGGAGCTAGAACTGGATGATGTCGTCATCACCAACCCCCACATCGAGGCCATTCTGGAGAATGAAGACTGGATTGAAGATGCCTC GGGTCTCATGTCCCACTGCATTGCCATCTTGAAG ATTTGTCACACTCTGACGGAAAAACTTGTTGCCATGACAATGGGCTCAGGGGCCAAGATGAAGACCTCAGCCAGTGTCAGTGACATCATCGTGGTGGCCAAGCGGATCAGCCCCAG AGTGGACGATGTTGTGAAGTCAATGTACCCTCCGTTGGACCCGAAGCTCCTGGATGCCCG GACAACTGCCCTGCTCCTGTCTGTCAGTCATCTGGTGCTGGTGACCAGAAATGCCTGCCACCTGACCGGGGGCCTGGATTGGATTGACCAGTCGCTGTCAGCTGCCGAGGAGCACTTGGAAGTCCTTCGAGAAGCAGCCCTGGCTTCGGAGCCAGATAAAGGTCTCCCAGGCCCTgaaggcttcctgcaggagcAGTCGGCCATTTAG